The genomic window CTGCGCGTTCATCCCACCGGCAATCTCGTGCTGCTCACCGGCACGACCTCGGACATCGTCACCGGGCAAATCGAGAGTCTGTCACTGGCGCTGGGCGTCATCTTCATCGTGATGTCGCTGATGTTCCTGTCGATGAAGGTAGGGTGTCTCGCCATCCTGCCCAACGTCCTGCCGATCGTCATCTTTTTCGGGGTCATGGGCTGGCTCGGCATTCCGCTGAACCTCGGCACCAGCTTGATCGCCGCCATCGCCCTCGGGATCGCCGTCGATTCCACCATCCACTACATGGCGCGGCTCAATCTCGAGTTGCAGGGGGAAACCGATCAGGCCGCGGCGATGATGCGGGCGCTGCGGACGGTCGGCGTGCCGATTGTCTACGCCACGGCGGCGCTGTTCGCCGGGTTCCTCACCTTCGCCTTCTCGAGCTTCGTCCCGATTCAGAACTTTGGCGTGCTGACCGGCGTCACCCTGATCACGGCGTTGGCGGCAAACCTGGTCCTGTTGCCGGCGCTGCTGACCACCTCCAAGATCATCACCCTTTGGGACCTGGTATCGGTCAGGCTCGGCAAGGACCCCGCGCAAA from Candidatus Binatia bacterium includes these protein-coding regions:
- a CDS encoding cyclic nucleotide-binding domain-containing protein, with the protein product LRVHPTGNLVLLTGTTSDIVTGQIESLSLALGVIFIVMSLMFLSMKVGCLAILPNVLPIVIFFGVMGWLGIPLNLGTSLIAAIALGIAVDSTIHYMARLNLELQGETDQAAAMMRALRTVGVPIVYATAALFAGFLTFAFSSFVPIQNFGVLTGVTLITALAANLVLLPALLTTSKIITLWDLVSVRLGKDPAQTIPLFAGLRPGQARIVVLMAQLKHFAPGEYIVRQGELGDEMYVIIEGTTDVLAGAGEHRKSILTLRRGDVFGDMALVRHSERSADVVAADNVEVLAVDQHFLQRIQRRNPRIASKVFLNLTRILSDRLQRMTDQYVGRGANT